From a single Fusarium fujikuroi IMI 58289 draft genome, chromosome FFUJ_chr03 genomic region:
- a CDS encoding related to SPC3-signal peptidase subunit translates to MYNSLTRIQNTFGFFTTVAFVVAAFIAASDLLAPRAPDAGIFQKTNAQVVKGRPHYYSSKKEEYAIIRFNLDADLRSLFTWNTKQVFVYVTAEWPGPNNSTNEAVIWDKIITNPSADHLQNIGPVAMKKLKRSAEGKSIDPERGFIGLKNQKPKYQITHPSGKVAEIDDVKLKLHYNVQPWVGFLTWDQSRDISHWRALKWGESPKFQLPALKAKKKDSPKKSY, encoded by the exons ATGTACAATTCTCTTACTCGTATTCAGAACACCTTTGGTTTCTTTACCACTGTCGCATTTGTGGTCGCAGCTTTTATCGCTGCGTCCGACCTCTTGGCTCCACGGGCGCCCGATGCTGGCATATTCCAGAAGACAAACGCTCAAGT TGTTAAGGGCCGACCACACTACTACAGTTCTAAGAAGGAGGAATACGCCATCATACGATTCAACCTCGATGCCGACTTGAGGAGCCTCTTTACATGGAATACCAAGCAGGTTTTTGTCTATGTCACTGCTGAGTGGCCTGGCCCCAACAATTCGACTAATGAGGCTGTTATCTGGGACAaaatcatcaccaacccCAGCGCCGACCATCTCCAGAACATTGGACCTGTTGCGATGAAGAAGTTAAAACGCAGTGCTGAGGGCAAGTCCATCGATCCTGAACG tgGCTTTATCGGCCTCAAAAATCAGAAGCCAAAGTATCAGATCACCCACCCCAGTGGAAAGGTCGCCGAGATAGATGATGTGAAGCTCAAGCTACATTACAATGTTCAGCCGTGGGTCGGTTTTCTAACTTGGGATCAGTCCCGGGATATCAGTCACTGGAGGGCTTTGAAATGGGGAGAGTCGCCTAAGTTCCAACTTCCTGCTctgaaggcaaagaagaaagatagtCCTAAGAAGAGCTACTAA
- a CDS encoding RRP9-like protein, translating to MSSFFTIPGAQKKRKRTETSEQPKKRVAPSKSTGKTNSKNAGPTKKRVERDDESISGSDSDDDESHDSASVASDVEMEDNESDEEEGETAAEQRMRLAERYLENIKEHVDEAGFDAADIDRDLIAERLQEDVAEGKGRVYRQLASELRFDDASRTFFRSNTNTVTAIATCSPYIYTTTKDLYLQKWKTQDLPQHQYPQTTKRKPKKPPAPPRKRPVLEAWLKGNTTKSKDKNYQRHTDRILAVAASPDGKYVATGGADRKLIIYDADALKPIKVFTHHRDAVTGLVFRRGTNQLYSCSKDRTVKVWSLDEMAYVETLFGHQDEILDVDALAQERCVSVGARDRTARLWKVAEETQLVFRGGAVDKKSRPTGVHPRSLLHEGSMDRVAMIDEDLFVTGSDNGALALWSVQKKKPVYIEPIAHGIDRPLEPEEASAEVNPDPKIVPPPTPRWITAIRTIPYSDVILTGSWDGHIRIWQLSDDKRKIEFRGVLAKPEDGEKVSHEENVHGPLHGVVNDIDIFERGDRGKDGLCVVVAIGNEHRLGRWNPPAKAGRNGGFVFEIPRIQRPAVNGTNESSNGDDQDE from the coding sequence ATGTCGTCCTTTTTTACGATTCCAGGTGCacagaagaagcgcaagcgtACTGAGACCTCAGAGCAGCCAAAGAAAAGAGTTGCGCCCTCAAAATCTACTGGCAAGACAAATTCGAAGAATGCCGGCCCCACCAAAAAGCGAGTCGAACGGGACGACGAGTCTATCTCTGGGAGCGAttctgacgatgacgagagcCACGATAGTGCCTCGGTCGCGAGCGACGTGGAAATGGAAGACAACGagtctgatgaggaggagggtgagaCTGCCGCTGAGCAAAGAATGCGGCTAGCAGAGCGCTAcctcgagaacatcaaggagCACGTGGACGAAGCTGGTTTTGACGCTGCCGATATTGACCGAGATCTAATTGCCGAGCGACTGCAGGAGGATGTAGCAGAGGGCAAGGGTCGAGTATATCGCCAATTGGCCTCGGAGTTGAGATTTGACGACGCTTCGCGCACCTTCTTCCgaagcaacaccaacactgTCACTGCCATCGCTACATGCTCCCCCTACATTTACACCACGACGAAGGATCTATATCTACAGAAATGGAAGACCCAAGATCTCCCACAACACCAGTACCCACAGACAACCAAGCGAAAGCCAAAAAAGCCCCCAGCACCTCCGAGGAAGCGGCCTGTGCTGGAGGCTTGGTTAAAGGGAAATACGACAAAGTCAAAAGACAAGAACTATCAGCGCCATACAGACCGTATTCTTGCTGTTGCAGCCTCTCCTGATGGTAAATATGTAGCTACTGGTGGCGCAGACCGGAAGCTTATCATCTACGACGCCGATGCCCTCAAGCCTATCAAAGTTTTCACACATCATAGAGACGCTGTTACTGGACTCGTCTTCCGAAGAGGAACGAACCAGCTTTACTCATGCTCCAAGGACCGCACGGTTAAGGTCTGGAGCTTAGATGAAATGGCCTACGTTGAAACGCTGTTTGGTCACCAGGACGAAATTCTCGATGTCGATGCCCTTGCACAAGAGCGATGTGTTAGTGTTGGCGCACGAGACCGTACTGCGCGTCTCTGGAAGGTCGCTGAGGAGACGCAACTTGTCTTCCGCGGTGGCGCTGTAGATAAGAAGTCACGTCCTACGGGTGTTCACCCTCGATCTCTCCTTCACGAAGGCAGCATGGATCGAGTAGCCATGATCGACGAAGATCTCTTTGTCACGGGTAGCGACAACGGTGCCCTTGCTCTATGGAGTgtgcagaagaaaaagccTGTGTACATAGAGCCCATTGCACATGGTATCGACCGGCCCCTGGAGCCCGAAGAGGCATCGGCCGAGGTGAACCCAGACCCCAAGATCGTGCCACCTCCCACACCCCGCTGGATCACCGCTATCCGAACTATTCCCTACTCTGACGTTATTCTCACTGGCAGTTGGGATGGTCATATTCGAATCTGGCAACTTAGTGATGATAAGCGCAAGATTGAGTTCCGTGGGGTCCTCGCTAAGCCTGAAGACGGAGAGAAGGTATCACATGAGGAGAATGTTCATGGCCCTCTTCATGGTGTTGTAAACGATATCGACATATTTGAGCGTGGTGATAGAGGCAAAGATGGTCTTTGCGTGGTTGTGGCTATTGGAAACGAACATCGACTTGGCAGATGGAACCCTCCCGCGAAGGCTGGACGCAATGGAGGTTTCGTTTTCGAGATTCCAAGGATACAGCGGCCAGCGGTAAACGGCACGAACGAGAGCTCGAATGGAGACGACCAAGATGAATAA
- a CDS encoding probable multicatalytic endopeptidase complex chain PRE1: MGSFPASVDAQRYSLRRACLLGCYCWTLKEAEQLLGTTPPQQHINFSSATFQIIVNMEVLLGITGKDFTIIAASKAAMRGATILKASDDKTRALNKHTLLAFSGEAGDTVQFAEYIQRNAQLYSMRNESDLSPSGLAHFVRGELATSLRSRKPYNVNLLMGGVDPITGKPSLYWLDYLASLADVPYAAHGYAQYYCLSILDKHHHPDITLHQGIKILTMCTDELKRRLPIDFKGMVVKAVKADGIVDIEFDDDKVVKCA; encoded by the exons ATGGGAAGCTTCCCGGCAAGTGTTGACGCGCAGCGCTACAGCCTAAGGagagcttgcttgcttggttGCTACTGCTGGACCTTGAAGGAGGCTGAACAACTACTTGGAACAACTCCTCCACAACAACATATCAACTTTTCCTCCGCTACATTTcaaatcatcgtcaacat GGAGGTCCTTTTGGGAATCACTGGAAAGGACTTCACTATCATTGCAGCATCCAAGGCTGCGATGCGGGGCGCCACCATCCTCAAGGCATCCGATGACAAGACCAGAGCTCTTAACAAGCATACACTTCTCGCATTCTCTGGAGAGGCCGGCGACACAG TGCAATTTGCCGAATACATTCAACGAAATGCCCAGCTCTACTCGATGCGAAACGAGTCCGATCTTTCTCCGTCTGGCCTGGCTCACTTTGTTCGTGGAGAGCTAGCCACTAGTCTGCGATCTCGAAAGCCCTACAATGTCAACCTCCTCATGGGTGGTGTTGACCCCATCACTGGCAAGCCCTCGCTCTACTGGCTCGACTATCTAGCGTCGTTAGCAGATGTTCCTTATGCTGCGCATGGATACGCACA ATACTACTGCCTGTCTATCCTCGATAAGCACCATCACCCCGATATCACACTCCACCAGGGCATCAAGATCCTGACAATGTGTACCGACGAGCTGAAGCGCCGGTTACCAATCGACTTCAAGGGCATGGTGGTGAAGGCGGTCAAGGCCGATGGGATTGTCGACAtagagtttgatgatgacaagGTTGTCAAATGTGCTTGA
- a CDS encoding probable ATP-dependent RNA helicase DED1 has protein sequence MADQINMGGLSLNDGAQQGPAQGQRSYIPPHMRRQGGPPQGGPPAMNGGPPPAAGPGPNGLGNSAWANQNYGARQSNWGNDVPTYQNNNNNNNNNNRRGGWGGRGGYSGGGGNSDGHSGGGGGYTARGSGDGQWRDGKHVPGPANPRVERELFGTPDDPSKQHTGINFEKYDDIPVEASGHEVPEPVHQFTTPPLDEHLCRNIELAHYKVPTPVQKYSIPIVMGGRDLMACAQTGSGKTGGFLFPILSQAFINGPSPVPANAAGQFGRQRKAYPTSLILAPTRELVSQIYEESRKFAYRSWVRPCVVYGGADIGSQLRQIERGCDLLVATPGRLVDLIERGRISLQNIKYLVLDEADRMLDMGFEPQIRRIVEGEDMPQVQDRQTLMFSATFPRDIQMLARDFLKDYIFLSVGRVGSTSENITQKVEYVEDVDKRSVLLDILHSNANGLTLIFVETKRMADSLSDFLINQNFPATSIHGDRTQRERERALEFFRNGRCPILVATAVAARGLDIPNVLHVINYDLPTDVDDYVHRIGRTGRAGNTGIATAFFNRGNRGIVRELMDLLKEANQEVPAFLETIARESSFGGRGGRSRGGGGRGGATRDFRKFGGGGGGGGGFGGNNGGGFNAPSQGSGYGGGGFGGSGGYGGGGYSGGGGYGGGGYGNPSGPGAQSSWW, from the exons atggctgatcaAATCAACATGGGTGGACTCTCCCTCAACGATGGCGCCCAGCAGGGCCCTGCTCAGGGTCAGCGATCCTACATCCCCCCTCACATGCGCCGCCAGGGCGGCCCTCCCCAGGGTGGCCCTCCTGCTATGAACGGTggtcctcctcctgctgctggACCTGGTCCCAACGGTCTTGGCAATAGTGCATGGGCTAA CCAAAACTATGGTGCCCGTCAATCCAACTGGGGCAACGACGTTCCTACCTAtcagaacaacaacaacaacaacaacaacaacaaccgcCGGGGCGGCTGGGGCGGTCGAGGTGGTTACAGCGGCGGTGGCGGTAACTCGGATGGTCACTCtggaggcggtggtggttACACTGCCCGCGGCTCTGGTGATGGCCAGTGGCGCGATGGAAAGCACGTTCCTGGCCCGGCTAACCCCCGTGTCGAGCGCGAGCTTTTTGGTACCCCCGATGACCCTTCCAAGCAGCACACCGGTATCAACTTCGAGAAGTACGATGACATTCCCGTTGAGGCTTCTGGTCATGAGGTTCCTGAGCCTGTCCACCAGTTCACTACTCCTCCTCTGGACGAGCATCTTTGCCGAAACATCGAGCTTGCTCACTACAAGGTTCCCACTCCTGTCCAGAAGTACTCGATCCCCATCGTCATGGGTGGTCGTGATCTGATGGCCTGTGCTCAGACTGGTTCCGGAAAGACGGGTGGTTTCTTGTTCCCCATCCTCTCTCAGGCCTTCATCAACGGCCCTTCTCCCGTGCCCGCTAATGCCGCTGGCCAGTTCGGCCGTCAGCGCAAGGCTTACCCTACCTCTTTGATTCTTGCCCCCACCCGCGAACTTGTCTCCCAGATTTATGAGGAGTCCCGAAAGTTCGCCTACCGATCTTGGGTCCGCCCTTGCGTTGTCTACGGTGGTGCCGATATTGGTTCTCAGCTCCGACAGATTGAGCGTGGCTGCGATTTGCTTGTTGCTACCCCTGGTCGATTGGTCGATCTCATAGAGCGAGGTCGTATCTCCCTGCAGAACATCAAGTATCTGGTCCTTGATGAGGCCGATCGTATGCTTGACATGGGTTTCGAGCCCCAGATTCGCCGCATTGTGGAGGGTGAAGACATGCCCCAAGTTCAGGACCGCCAGACTCTCATGTTCTCGGCTACCTTCCCTCGCGATATTCAGATGCTTGCCCGCGATTTCCTCAAGGACTATATTTTCCTTTCTGTCGGCCGTGTTGGTTCTACTTCCGAGAACATCACTCAGAAGGTTGAGTATGTCGAGGATGTCGACAAGCGCTCCGTTCTGCTGGATATTCTCCACTCCAACGCCAATGGTCTGACCCTGATTTTTGTTGAGACCAAGCGTATGGCCGATTCGCTTTCGGATTTCCTTATCAACCAGAACTTCCCAGCTACTTCCATTCACGGTGATCGTACTCAGCGTGAGCGTGAGCGCGCTCTTGAGTTTTTCCGTAACGGTCGATGCCCGATTTTGGTCGCTACCGCTGTCGCTGCTCGAG GTCTGGATATTCCTAACGTGCTGCATGTTATTAACTACGATCTTCCcactgatgttgatgattatGTTCACCGAATTGGTCGAACCGGTCGTGCCGGAAACACGGGTATTGCGACCGCTTTCTTCAACCGAGGCAACCGTGGAATTGTCCGGGAGCTTATGGATCTCCTGAAGGAAGCAAACCAAGAGGTTCCTGCTTTCCTCGAGACCATTGCTCGGGAGTCTTCTTTCGGTGGCCGTGGTGGTCGTTCtcgtggtggtggtggccgcGGTGGTGCAACACGTGACTTCCGTAAGTTcggcggcggtggtggtggcggcggcggctTTGGCGGCAACAACGGCGGCGGCTTCAATGCTCCTTCCCAGGGCTCAGGCTATGGTGGAGGCGGTTTCGGTGGCTCCGGCGGCTACGGAGGTGGTGGCTACAGCGGCGGCGGTGGCTATGGAGGTGGTGGTTATGGAAACCCCAGTGGCCCCGGTGCTCAGTCTTCTTGGTGGTAA
- a CDS encoding related to protease ULP2 protein — MGGGQSTEARSYGSEPRYDRPNKRVKPSGPELSNKNLSHFFPSGSLHRPLEAIEDEETRSSPQKYHDLTREDSMVETIDGSSIISFGRTTGATSNQQEYRNVHRHNSVKRTRRRRRHESKISSSPIEIDDTSAVAHRNLAPQTSHPPTSPDQLARENEDGPPPANVTSDVVCHPKRPATEYSQSAPKRFKVQPEQSDDELAPRAPAPRETVKKPSFSKLISQSRSQRGDIQSTTFKTTKAMPGRETLANKGSALKEVSLEAAVCGKYSFSTADNMEPVTLRLGPNAAEPMHENTGDLSWLHVLRSSIQDVKHNNTNSPIVLISRSARASFSCGKLALRFLSDTDASFFIHWLHGLPRLFECSTDKLEATFHCAKKEADGYRTSSAKASGIFLPDDNHRANSSRSQQHHRDPFLGDPVSPGRPASNQKKLKDGMQSIPVPKEGVQMEPPDTDDLFTGLARNQRLGTRHSTRRESPQSQQEITPKPWTACNPGWEKKWHRSLVWPPTGKNRATVDKDDIQRLDEGEFLNDNIISFYLRYLQDQLEKERPEVLKKVYIFSTFFFEKLRSNRAKINYDGVKAWTARVELLSYDFIVVPVNENAHWYLAIIYNAPRLVQQEVKEEPTIKKESWNPQDAIIVEDNGPVMNRAESPPAATKPTIVSIDVEVTRSTRSRAINDNNPSIPNDKHTPSIVSPGRTSKRQSTGGNQKSSLDDPKIITLDSLGSSHAPTCRCLKDYLLEEARHKKGLEITTLPSGMTARGIPMQDNFCDCGVYVLGYMENFLKDPDEAVRRLLHKEDTEWEINAPGIRAKVRELLFECQEKQHERLEKEKEIKRQRRATRGPVSSPQIPASSPQVPRREPETPQVSRYLTSPSVNGASGSPIEAARQTGTTSSYFAVTSATRPGQSPTSKRIDEPSLVQPLREDSGNESKASSSGDVYHSARSSPINSVPPVPSGLTTEGLRDERPPKQPSTPEFVHTLPDSPDDVAQTATSSTVKRASSPLLSLATRQHPSPGSQGSQRAVQLEQTVVRSIEDDMSPPRGPQYDGVDQSIDLTV, encoded by the exons ATGGGGGGCGGGCAATCTACTGAAGCAAGAAGCTACGGCAGCGAACCTCGATATGATCGACCGAACAAGCGAGTCAAGCCATCCGGACCTGAATTATCGAACAAGAATTTGTCCCATTTCTTCCCCTCGGGTTCTCTTCACCGGCCGCTAGAAGCaatcgaagacgaagaaacgCGAAGCTCGCCGCAAAAGTATCACGATTTGACCCGAGAAGACTCTATGGTCGAAACTATCGATGGCTCAAGCATCATCAGTTTTGGTAGGACTACAGGAGCTACGAGCAACCAGCAAGAGTACCGCAATGTTCACCGTCACAACAGCGTGAAACGTACCCGACGGAGGCGCAGACACGAATCCAAAATTTCTTCGTCACccattgagattgacgatACGAGTGCCGTTGCGCACCGAAACCTTGCTCCTCAAACTTCGCACCCCCCTACAAGCCCAGATCAATTAGCCAGGGAAAATGAGGACGGTCCGCCACCCGCCAACGTCACGTCTGATGTCGTTTGTCATCCAAAGCGACCAGCAACGGAATATAGTCAGAGTGCGCCAAAGCGGTTCAAGGTGCAACCGGAGCAgtctgatgatgaacttgcgCCTAGAGCTCCTGCGCCCCGTGAGACAGTCAAGAAGCCTAGCTTCTCGAAGCTAATTTCACAATCGCGATCCCAACGAGGTGACATACAGTCTACCACATTCAAAACCACAAAAGCCATGCCGGGGCGTGAAACCTTGGCTAACAAGGGATCAGCGTTGAAGGAGGTCTCCTTAGAGGCTGCGGTCTGTGGGAAATACTCGTTCTCTACAGCAGACAATATGGAGCCAGTCACACTTCGACTTGGTCCCAACGCTGCTGAGCCCATGCATGAGAATACCGGAGACCTCTCCTGGCTTCATGTTTTGCGGTCGTCAATCCAAGATGTAAAACATAATAACACTAATAGCCCCATTGTCCTCATTAGTCGCTCAGCCAGAGCATCTTTCTCTTGCGGCAAACTCGCACTAAGGTTTCTGAGCGATACAGACGCCTCGTTCTTCATCCACTGGTTGCACGGCTTGCCACGCCTCTTTGAATGCAGCAC AGACAAGCTGGAAGCAACATTTCATTGCGCAAAGAAAGAGGCCGATGGTTACAGGACAAGCTCAGCAAAGGCATCTGGTATATTCTTACCAGATGATAATCACAGAGCCAACAGTTCCAGATCTCAGCAGCACCACAGAGATCCTTTCTTAGGTGATCCTGTCTCACCTGGCCGTCCTGCTTCGAAtcaaaagaagcttaagGATGGAATGCAAAGCATCCCTGTGCCAAAAGAAGGCGTGCAAATGGAACCACCCGACACCGATGATTTGTTTACAGGGTTGGCTCGCAATCAAAGGCTCGGGACTCGACAttcaacaagaagggaatctccacaatctcaacaagaaATAACCCCAAAACCATGGACGGCTTGCAATCCTGGCTGGGAGAAGAAATGGCACAGATCTTTGGTGTGGCCTCCAACAGGAAAGAACCGGGCAACAGTCGATAAAGATGATATTCAACGGTTGGATGAAGGCGAATTTCTCAACGACAACATTATCAGCTTTTATCTTCGCTACCTACAAGACCAGCTTGAGAAGGAGCGACCAGAGGTCCTAAAGAAGGTGTACATTTTTAGTACATttttcttcgagaagctAAGATCAAATCGCGCCAAAATCAACTATGATGGGGTCAAAGCCTGGACCGCCCGTGTCGAACTGCTGTCATACGACTTCATTGTTGTTCCCGTCAACGAAAACGCGCACTGGTACCTGGCCATCATATATAATGCACCTCGTCTTGTGCAACAAGAGGTGAAAGAGGAACCAaccatcaagaaggagtcTTGGAATCCACAAGATGCAATAATTGTTGAGGATAATGGCCCGGTAATGAATCGTGCGGAGAGTCCTCCTGCTGCAACAAAGCCCACCATTGTGTCTATAGATGTGGAAGTTACTCGCTCAACCAGAAGCCGGGCGATTAATGACAACAACCCTTCTATACCTAATGACAAGCATACGCCGAGCATAGTGAGTCCCGGCAGAACGAGCAAGCGACAATCAACTGGAGGAAACCAAAAGTCCAGCCTTGACGATCCAAAAATAATTACACTCGACTCGCTAGGCTCATCGCATGCACCAACCTGCAGGTGTCTAAAGGACTATCTCCTTGAGGAAGCAAGACACAAGAAGGGCCTCGAGATCACTACTTTACCCAGCGGCATGACTGCCCGAGGCATTCCGATGCAAGACAATTTCTGCGACTGTGGTGTGTACGTCCTGGGTTATATGGAAAATTTCCTGAAGGACCCGGATGAGGCTGTTCGAAGACTCCTTCATAAAGAAGACACCGAATGGGAAATCAACGCCCCTGGGATTCGTGCCAAGGTGAGGGAGCTCCTCTTCGAATGTCAAGAGAAGCAGCATGAGCGTctcgaaaaagaaaaggagatTAAGAGACAGCGGAGAGCAACAAGGGGCCCCGTCTCCTCACCACAGATACCTGCCTCTTCGCCACAGGTACCCCGAAGAGAACCAGAGACACCACAAGTTAGCCGTTATCTAACAAGCCCGTCAGTAAACGGCGCCAGTGGCTCGCCCATTGAGGCGGCTAGACAAACAGGAACCACTTCTTCATACTTTGCAGTCACTTCTGCCACGAGGCCAGGCCAGTCCCCAACGTCCAAAAGAATTGATGAACCATCCCTCGTCCAACCTCTCAGAGAGGACTCGGGTAATGAGTCTAAGGCCTCTAGCTCAGGAGATGTGTATCATTCGGCTCGGTCATCGCCTATCAACAGCGTACCGCCTGTTCCTTCTGGTTTGACCACAGAAGGGTTGCGTGACGAGCGGCCGCCCAAGCAGCCTTCAACCCCTGAATTCGTACACACGTTACCAGACTCCCCTGATGACGTGGCCCAAACAGCCACTTCATCTACTGTGAAGAGAGCTAGTTCGCCGCTGCTCTCTCTAGCAACAAGACAGCATCCCTCGCCAGGATCTCAAGGCAGCCAGCGAGCTGTTCAGCTCGAACAGACAGTCGTAAGAAGCATAGAGGACGACATGTCACCTCCAAGAGGACCACAATATGACGGAGTTGATCAGTCAATCGACTTGACAGTATAA